In the Peromyscus maniculatus bairdii isolate BWxNUB_F1_BW_parent chromosome 20, HU_Pman_BW_mat_3.1, whole genome shotgun sequence genome, one interval contains:
- the Cpt1b gene encoding carnitine O-palmitoyltransferase 1, muscle isoform, with protein MAEAHQAVAFQFTVTPDGVDFQLSREAVRHIYLSGINSWKKRLIRIKNGILRGVYPGSPTSWLVVVMATVGSNYCKVDLSMGLVHCIQRYLPASYGPYWTPQTQELLSVVIFSTGVWATGIFFFRQSLKLLLSYHGWMFEMHSKTSYATKIWAICVRLLSSRRPMLYSFQTSLPKLPVPSVPATIQRYLDSVRPLLDEDEFYRMETLAKEFQDKTAPRLQKYLVLKSWWATNYVSDWWEEYVYLRGRSPLMVNSNYYAMDFVLIRNTNVQAARLGNAVHAMIMYRRKLDREEIKPVMALGMVPMCSYQMERMFNTTRIPGKETDVLQHLSESRHVAVYHKGRFYKVWLYEGSRLLKPRDLEMQFQRILDDPSSPQPGEEKLAALTAGGRAEWAQARQTFFSSGKNKTSLDAIERAAFFVALDEESHCYNPNDEASLSLCGKALLHGNCYNRWFDKSFTLISFKNGLLGLNTEHSWADAPIIGHLWEFVLGTDTFHLGYTDTGHCVGEPNMKLAPPQRLQWDIPVQCREVIENSYQVAKALADDVELYCFQFLPFGKGLIKKCRTSPDAFVQIALQLAHFRDKGKFCLTYEASMTRMFREGRTETVRSCTSESTAFVKAMMKGSHTKEDLQNLFRKASEKHQNMYRLAMTGAGIDRHLFCLYIVSKYLGVSSPFLAEVLSEPWSLSTSQIPQYQIRMFDPNQYPNHLGAGGGFGPVADDGYGVSYMIAGENTMFFHVSSKFSSSETNAQRFGNHIRQALLDIADLFKVPKTES; from the exons ATGGCGGAAGCACACCAGGCAGTAGCTTTCCAGTTCACTGTGACCCCGGATGGGGTCGACTTCCAGCTTAGTCGGGAGGCTGTGAGACACATCTATCTGTCTGGAATCAACTCCTGGAAGAAACGCCTTATTCGCATTAAG AATGGCATCCTTAGGGGTGTGTACCCTGGCAGCCCCACCAGCTGGCTGGTTGTTGTCATGGCAACAGTTGGTTCCAACTATTGCAAAGTGGATCTCTCCATGGGGCTGGTCCATTGCATCCAGAGATACCTCCCTGCCAG TTATGGCCCCTATTGGACACCACAGACCCAGGAACTTCTCAGCGTGGTCATCTTCTCCACTGGGGTCTGGGCaacaggcattttctttttccgACAATCCCTGAAGCTGCTACTTTCCTACCACGGGTGGATGTTCGAGATGCACAGCAAGACCAGTTATGCCACCAAGATCTGGGCT ATCTGCGTTCGCCTCCTGTCCAGCCGACGGCCCATGCTCTATAGCTTCCAAACATCTCTGCCTAAGCTTCCTGTACCCAGTGTGCCAGCCACGATTCAGCGG TACCTGGATTCTGTGCGGCCCTTATTGGATGAAGATGAATTTTACCGCATGGAGACACTGGCAAAAGAATTCCAGGACAAGACTGCCCCCAGGCTGCAGAAATACCTGGTACTCAAGTCATGGTGGGCAACCAACTAT GTGAGTGACTGGTGGGAAGAGTACGTCTACCTCCGAGGCAGGAGCCCCCTCATGGTGAACAGCAACTATTATGCCATG GATTTTGTGCTTATCAGGAACACAAATGTGCAAGCAGCACGTCTGGGAAATGCCGTTCACGCCATGATCATGTATCGCCGCAAACTGGACCGTGAAGAGATCAAACCT GTAATGGCACTGGGCATGGTACCCATGTGCTCCTACCAGATGGAGAGGATGTTCAACACTACACGCATTCCAGGCAAGGAAACAG ATGTGCTACAGCATCTCTCAGAGAGCAGACATGTGGCCGTCTACCACAAAGGCCGCTTCTACAAGGTGTGGCTCTATGAGGGCTCTCGCCTGCTCAAGCCTCGAGACCTAGAGATGCAGTTCCAGAGAATCCTGGATGACCCTTCCTCGCCTCAGCCTGGGGAGGAGAAGCTGGCAGCCCTCACCGCAGGAGGAAG GGCAGAGTGGGCACAGGCCCGTCAGACCTTCTTCAGCTCTGGCAAGAACAAGACTTCCCTGGATGCCATCGAACGTGCCGCCTTCTTTGTGGCCCTGGATGAAGAGTCCCACTGTTACAACCCCAACGATGAGGCCAGTCTCAGCCTCTGCGGCAAGGCCTTGCTGCATGGTAACTGCTATAACAG GTGGTTCGACAAATCTTTCACTCTTATTTCCTTCAAGAATGGCCTACTGGGCCTCAACACAGAACACTCATGGGCAGATGCCCCCATCATTGGGCACCTCTGGGAG TTCGTCCTGGGCACTGATACCTTTCACCTGGGCTACACGGACACTGGACACTGTGTGGGAGAGCCAAACATGAAGTTGGCGCCTCCTCAGCGGCTGCAATGGGACATTCCTGTGCAG TGCCGGGAAGTCATCGAGAATTCGTACCAGGTGGCCAAGGCACTGGCCGACGATGTGGAGTTATACTGCTTCCAGTTCTTACCCTTCGGCAAAGGCCTCATCAAGAAGTGTCGGACCAGCCCTGACGCCTTTGTCCAGATTGCCCTGCAGCTGGCTCATTTCCGG GACAAAGGCAAGTTCTGCCTGACTTATGAGGCCTCAATGACAAGAATGTTCCGAGAGGGGCGGACTGAGACTGTGCGTTCCTGTACCAGTGAGTCCACAGCCTTTGTGAAGGCCATGATGAAGGGGTCCCATACG AAAGAAGACCTCCAGAATCTCTTCCGGAAGGCTTCTGAAAAACACCAAAACATGTATCGCCTGGCTATGACAGGGGCCGGGATCGACAGGCACCTCTTCTGCCTTTACATCGTCTCCAAGTACTTAGGGGTTAGCTCTCCTTTCCTGGCTGAG GTGCTTTCGGAACCCTGGAGCCTCTCCACCAGCCAGATTCCTCAGTACCAGATCCGCATGTTTGATCCAAATCAGTACCCCAATCATCTGGGAGCCGGGGGTGGCTTTGGCCCA GTGGCAGATGATGGTTATGGGGTTTCTTACATGATCGCAGGTGAAAATACTATGTTCTTCCATGTTTCCAGCAAGTTCTCAAGTTCTGAGACG AATGCCCAGCGCTTTGGGAACCACATTCGCCAAGCACTGTTGGACATCGCTGATCTTTTCAAAGTGCCCAAGACTGAAAGCTGA
- the Chkb gene encoding choline/ethanolamine kinase isoform X8: MLATEPPAQCGRGAPRGAATTVWGHPAGCRLLGIGKRDVRHSCREVTRAPTLWSVSRGPPGTVPPSYWVQSRPLKTRELRDPVLSGAIATKMARFHGMEMPFTKEPHWLFGTMERYLKQIQDLPSTGLPQMNLLEMYNLKDEMGNLRKLLEATPSPVVFCHNDIQEGNILLLSEPENGDSLMLVDFEYSSYNYRGFDIGNHFCEWVYDYTHEEWPFYKARPTDYPTRAQQFLTLVRCSQLHFIRHYLAEVQKGQILSEEQKKLEEDLLTEANRYALASHFFWGLWSILQASMSTIEFGYLEYAQSRFQFYFQQKGQLTSFHPSS, translated from the exons GGTGTAGACTCCTTGGTATTGGAAAGCGTGATGTTCGCCATTCTTGCAGAGAGGTCACTAGGGCCCCAACTTTATGGAGTGTTTCCAGAGGGCCGCCTGGAACAGTACCTCCCA GTTACTGGGTACAGAGCCGACCATTGAAAACTCGAGAGCTCCGGGACCCAGTGTTGTCGGGAGCCATTGCAACAAAGATGGCCCGTTTCCATGGTATGGAGATGCCCTTCACTAAGGAGCCCCACTGGTTGTTTGGGACCATGGAGCG GTACCTAAAACAGATCCAGGACCTGCCTTCCACGGGCCTCCCCCAGATGAACCTGCTGGAGATGTACAACCTGAAGGATGAGATGGGCAACCTCAG gaAATTGCTAGAGGCCACCCCATCACCAGTGGTCTTCTGCCACAATGACATCCAGGAAG GGAACATCTTACTGCTCTCcgagccagaaaatggtgacagcCTCATGTTGGTTGATTTTGAGTACAGTAGTTATAACTACAG GGGCTTTGACATTGGGAATCATTTTTGTGAGTGGGTTTATGATTATACCCACGAGGAGTGGCCTTTCTACAAAGCGAGACCCACAGACTACCCCACTAGAGCACAGCAG TTCCTGACGCTTGTCCGTTGCTCTCAGCTCCATTTTATCCGCCATTATCTGGCAGAGGTTCAGAAAGGTCAGatcctctctgaagagcagaagaaGCTGGAGGAGGATTTGCTGACAGAGGCCAATCG GTACGCTCTGGCCTCTCATTTTTTCTGGGGTCTGTGGTCCATCCTCCAGGCATCCATGTCCACCATAGAGTTTGGCTACTTG GAGTACGCCCAGTCTCGGTTCCAGTTCTACTTCCAGCAGAAGGGGCAGCTGACCAGTTTCCACCCATCATCCTGA